The Heliomicrobium gestii region AAGCTCCCCGATTTGCCCGCCTTTGGTTGGGATGTGGAAAAACTTTCAGCGACGAATCCATCCCACGTCCGCGTGACCTACTGCCCTTTCGCCGCCCACTGGAAGGAGAAGGGCTTTCAAAAGATCGGCCGCCTTTATTGCGCCGTCGATCAAGCGAAGTACAGCGCCTTTCATGAAAACAGCGATTATGCCCATCTCCAGAACACCTTGGACGGTGATGACTGCTGCGAGATGATATGCAGAAAAAAAGTCGAGCCATAATCGTGCCATAGCAAAGAGGGAACCCTTCCGGAATCAACCGGAGGCGTTCCCTCTTTTTTTCATCTCATCGGTTTGACGTGGCGTGTCGGCGCCGTCTAGTGTCATCGACACGCCGCCGTCCGGAGTCATCGACCGGCGACTCTTTCGCCCGTGATGCAGCGATCCTGTTACTGGGTTTTAAACTGCTGCACCATCTGGTTTAAATGTTCAGCCATTTTGCTGAGTGTTTGCGCCGATGCGATGATTTCCTCCATCGTGGCCACTTGCTCTTCGACAGCGGCGGCCATGTTTTGCGCCCCGGCAGAAGAGGCGTCGGCGAATGTCTTGATCGAGCGGAGATGCTGCGCCACTTCAGCGCCGCTGGCGGCCACTTGTTGAACCGAAGCGGAGACCTCTTGAATGTCCGTCAGCACGCCTGCGATGGCGGTGGAGATCTGTTCGAATGAGCGGTTTGCCTCTACCACCACTTGGGTCCCCGTCTCGACCTCGGTCGATCCCTCGTTCATCGAAGCGACGGCCTGGTCGGTCTCCCGCTGGATCTGGGACACGAGCTGTTGAATTTCCGCAGCCGCATGGCCCGATTGTTCGGCCAGCTTGCGAACCTCTTGGGCGACAACAGCAAAGCCCTTCCCCTGTTCACCGGCACGGGCTGCCTCGATGGCTGCGTTGAGGGCCAACAGGTTGGTCTGTTCGGCGATTCCGGAGATCACCTCGACAAAACCGTTGATGGTCTGAGACCGCTCACCTAAGGCATTGACCACCGACGACGCCGCATGAACCGTTTTTTGAATGCTTTGCATCTGCCGGTTCACCTGTTCTAACCGCGTTCGGCCAAAGGTGGCATGATCCGTTGTCTTATGAACGCTGTCGGCGGCTGTGGTTGCTTTTCTCTTAACATGGTCAAGGGAAAGGGACAATTGCTCCATCAAGTTCCGCGTAGCGTCCACGCTGGTTGCTGTTTCCTCGGCGCTTTGCGATACGCGCTGAATGTTCTCGGCCATATCATTGGTTGCCGCGGTGGTCTGCTCGGAAGCGATCACCATTTGGCCGGAAGCGGTTGTCACGCCAGTGGCGTTTTCCTTCACCGCTCCGATCAGGTGGCGAAGATTGGCCACCATCGTCTCAAAGGAATGGGCGAGTTGACCGATCTCGTCGTTCGAATCGCCGCTGGATGTCGCTACGCTGAGATCTCCCGAGGCGACGGCGTTGGCGGCTTTTTGGAGGGAACGAATCGGCTTCGTGGCTTTGTTCGCAATGAAAAAGACGGCCACGCCGGCGAGCGTGAGGATGCCCACCATTAAAGCAAAGAGCAGCGTGATCAAGCGGGTGCTTTTTGCTTCCACTGTAGCAACCGATAACTCGGTGCAGATGATCCAACCGGTTCGAGCGTCTCGAATAAAATGGACATACACAGGTTGGCCTCGTTCATCGACAGTCTCTACGGTTCCGCTGGCGCCGGCGAGGGCCTGCGCGACATATGGGCGATCTTTCAAATCCAGTTGGTTGTCCCCGAGCGAGATGCGCGGATGGCCGAGGAGCTTGCCTTCGCTATCGACGACAAACACGGCAAGATCATTGGTGGTGCGCTGTGTGACAAACTCTTGCATGCGACCGAGGTCGATCGTTCCTTGCATCACCCCTTTGACTGTTTTCCCATCGGCTTCATAGATGGGGGTGGCCAGCACGACAATGGGGTGATTGTTCGACTTACTGATCAATACCTCAGAGATGACCTGCTGTTTCCCCTGCATGGCCTGCTGAAAGTGCTTGCGATCCGCCACATCGACCAGTTTCGAGTTGTCGCTTCTGAGGATCTGCTTACCCTTTTCATTATCGATGCTGATTGGATTTAGATCGGGATATAGCCTACTCGTTTCGGTCAATATTGGTTTAGCGTTTTCCAGATCGAAGGTTCGGACGGCATCCGTCTTCGCCAACAACTGAAGCAAGGCCATATTTTTGTCGATGAGCCCACTGATCTCCAACTGCACCTCTCTTGACTTCCCGAAGCTGATCTCTTTTTCAGCGTCTTCGAGATTCGCCGCAAACATGGTTTTGGTGATGAAGGAGAACAGAAGCAAGGGGAGTCCGCAAAAAAGCAACATCAATAGGGCAAGCTTCTTTTTTAAATCCATCGGCAGGTTCCTCCCTTACTGTATCACCTGTAACGCCCTTATCATCTGCGAAAGGAAAACTGGAACTTTGGGTAAAAAAACATATTCACAATCGTTTCAACGAATCAAACCCACCACCCTGAGGCGGTGAAGAGCAGGGAACTGCTTTTCACCGAATTTTTCTGACGAATGTAGCTATTCATTTCTTCTGCTCTTGTCGATAAATTCCTGCACTTTAATAAAAAATTAAAGCAAAAAGATATCCTTATATAAACATCATATCACAGCGGAAAGAGACTTACTGCACTAGAAGAAGAATGCTATACTGAAAACGCATTCAACGTTACTATATGCTTATCCTCAAAATAAGGGATTACAATTGTAGGAAAAACAACTTGGGTTGCCTCACTTACGTAATAAGCGAAAAAGGAAAAATAGCCTTGAATGGATAGGGTGTAAAAATTGTTTCAAATGGGATGTTCCCTCATTGGTGGATTAAATATTGAGACAGGAGGGTGCCTATGAATTACGTCTCAACGGTTTTGGAAAACGGAAGCGAAACGGATGTCCTTCTGAGCGCGATTCATTTAGGACCGGTGTTTCAGGCCGTATTGCCCTACGATTGTATGGTGGGGGTCACCGATCGGGAAAAATTCCTGGCCTACTTCCCCCCAAAAGATTCCAGCTACAAGCTGCCCATCTCGGCTGGATCCAAAATTGCAAAGGGGGATGCCATCTATGAGGCGATGGAAGCCGGCACGATAAAAACGGTAACCGTGCCGCCCGAAGTTTTTGGCGTCCCCTACCGAGCAACGGGGATCCCTGTCAAAGACAGCCGGGGTGTTGTCATCGGTGGCATCGGTGTCGGCGTCAGCCTAAAGGGGCTCGTCAATCTTAAAGATTCGGCGCAGCGGATCACGGCAACCAGTGAAGAACTGGCCGCCTCGACAGAGGAATTGGCGGCCACAGCGAGTCAATTGGCCCAAGAGTTTTCCCGCGTCCGAGAAAATGGGCTGAAAGTGCTTGAGCAGGTAAAAAAATCCGATGACATCCTCCGGTTTATCAACAGTGTCGCGACAAACTCGAATTTGCTCGGCCTGAACGCCTCCATTGAAGCGGCTCGCGCCGGAGAGAGTGGACGCGGGTTTGCCGTGGTGGCCGAAGAGATTCGGAAAATGGCCTTAAACAGCGCCCAGTCGGTAAAGGAAATCAAGGAGATCCTCTCGGGGATCGCGGAGAAGGCGACGAAGATGCTGGCGCAATTGGATGAGACCGCTTCGCTCAGCGACCGGCAGGCGTCGACGACGGAGCAACTCAGCGGGGCGGCGCAGGAACTGGCGCAGATCGCGGAAAACATTGATAGAGCGTCCCAAAGCCTATAGGCGACAAACGGTCAAGGCCACCGAGAGCGTTGCCGGGGTTGCTCGTCCGATAGGATGACGGTGGGGCGGCCCGAGACGGACGAAGGGCAACAGAACAGGATGGGGTCACGATAGAGGCAAAAGAGGGAACGCTCCCGATGAACGGGGAGTGTTCCCTCTTTTGTGTTCGTAACCGGAGGATTGAATACAACAACAAGTTGACTGTTGAACATACACCATATAAATTAGATGCAAGCAACCTTTTTTTGTATTTCAATAACGGCCACCGGAGCCATGGTATAAATATCATAAGATCCACAAGCGCAGCGGCTTTGCATGTAACAGAGATGGAGGACATTGATTGAATTACGGAAAGATAAGATCATTGCTGACGGAGGCATCGCCGGCGATACGTAAATCGACCACCGTAACCCTGCTATTCGGCCTCTTTTTGATCTCGTCGAACTGGTTTGGGATGTATTACAAAATCCAGAGCGAACGGGAGGCGGAATTGGACAATGCATCTCGGATTGTAGAAAACTACGCCTTCGGCTTTGGCAAACAGACGGACCATGTCCTAAAAGATGTGGATGATATTTTATGGGTTGCACAACGGGAAGTTGAGGAAAAGGGAAGACGAATCGATCTTTCACGAATCATCAGCGAGTCGGGGTACGACTTCTCCGATATGGTTCAGTTTGGAATCGTGGGAGAAGACGGAGAAATCATCGCCGGGAGCCTGCCTTTTCGAGACGCAAAAGAGTTGACGTTCCATGACGCATTCGTCGTACACAAGGAGCCTGGCGGCGGGCTGTATATGGGCAGGACCGTACAGGCGGCAGGCACAGGAGAAAAGGTCATGGAGATGTCGCGGCGCATCAACAAGCGCGATGGTTCTTTTGGCGGCGTCGTCCTTGCGGCGGTTTCCCCGGGATTTTTTACTGAACCTTATCGGGATTTGGATTTGAACCCGGGGACATCCCTCGAGGTGATCGGGTTGGATGGGTTCGTGCGGGCGCGGCAGGTCGGGTCGACGGTAGAGGCAGGAGAGGATATCGGCGCGAGCGTCCTTTACCAAAGCATTCGTACCGAAAAAGAAGGAAAATGCATTGCCAATGATGCCCTTGATGGGGGAACACGGATCTATAGTTTTCGCGTGCTTCCGGGGTTTCCCTTGGCCGTATCGGTGGGGATGGAAGAAGCGGACGTGTTTTACCAGCTCAATCAGCGCATCACCGGGTACATAAGGGTCGCAGCAACCAATACAGCGGTGATTATCCTGTTCCTTTCGATGCTGCTCAGGGTGACGGCCCGGCAAAAGCAGACGGAGGAGGAACTGCAACGAGCCAGTGACCGGTTGGAGGAAGAGGTGCAACAAAGAACACGGGAGTTATTCCTTGCCAATCAGGATCTCAAGGTCATCAATGCGGAGCATTTCGCCATAAACCGGGAACTGCAGCAACGAAATGCGGAACTGCTGCGTGAAATCGCAGAACGAAAACGGATTGAGAAGGAACTCCAGCGGTATCAATCGGCCATCATGCAGAAAAACGACGAATTGACAGCGGCCATCGATACCCTCAAACAAGCGCAACAGCAACTCATCCAACAAGAGAAAATGGCCAGTATCGGGCAATTGGCGGCGGGGGTGGCCCATGAGATCAACAATCCCCTGGGTTTTGTCAAAGGCAACGTGGAGATGCTGGAAGAGTATTGCCATCTCATGCAGATCCTCTTAAAGGAATACCAGGAACTGGGCGCGATGGCCTTGACGGGTCGAGCCCAGCCGGCGATGCAGGAACGATTGAATGCGATTGCCCAGATGGAAGCGGCGCATGATCTGACCTTTGTGTTGAAAGACCTTCCGGAACTCTTTCGGGATACGATGGAAGGCATCGAACGGATGAGTAAAATCGTCAAAGAAATGCGGGTTTTTTCTCATTTGCGAAAACTGCAGATCCATGAGCCCTATGATATGAACCAAGGCCTGAGAAGCGCTTTGATCGTTGCTCAAAACGAAATCAAACACTGCGCGACCGTCGAATGCAGGCTGGGCGATATCCCCGTGATTGAAGCCGACGGCGGCGAGATCAACCAGGTGTTGCTCAACCTTATCGTCAATGCCGCGCAGGCGATCAAAGGGAGGCATCAAAGCGAGTTGGGGTTGATTCAGGCAACCACCTGGCATGATGAGCGGTATGTCTACTGTTCGATCGAGGATAGCGGGATTGGGATGGATGAAGAGCAGTTAAAAAATATATTCGTTCCCTTTTTTACCACGAAGCCGGTAGGTCAGGGTACCGGCTTGGGCCTCAGCATCTCCTACGATATTGTTGTTCAGCGGCATAACGGGGGGATTACGGTCGAGAGCGACGCTGGAAAGGGTTCAAAGTTTATCGTCGCATTGCCCCGGAAACAGGAGAGGACAGGCGTTGCGGAGGGTGGAGAACATGAGGAAGGCAACCATCCTGATTGTTGATGACGAGAGAGCCATTCTGAGCGCCCTTCAGCGGGCGCTCCGGGGAAGGGAGTTCACGGTGGTTACGGCAGAAGACGGGCAGGCCGCTCTTGAGATCTTTGCGCGGGAGCCCGTCGATCTCATCGTATCGGACATGCGGATGCCAAAAGGGAACGGATGTGAACTATTGCGCATCGTGAAAAAACAGTATCCCGCCACCCTTCGCGTGATCATGAGCGGCTATTTTGAAGATGAAGAGGTTGTGAAGGCCTTACATGACGGAACGTGTGAAGCCTTCCTGCAGAAACCGTGGGAGCGAACGTCGCTGCTGAACAGCCTGCGTCAACTGGTAGGCAAATCGAGAAATGCCCTTACTGGGTGTAGGGATACTTGATCAAGCCCTGTTCGACGGCAACGGCGACCAGTTTGGCCCGTTTATTTACGTCGAATTTACTAAACAGATTGGTAACATGGCACTTCACGGTTCCAATCGCGATATGCAGGGTATGGGATATTTCTTCATTCGAGTAGCCTTTCGCCAACAGGGTGAGGACTTCCCTCTCTTTTCGCGTTAACCGGACACAGTCCCGGTGGGGGACACTTGATTTTCGGCTGCCGCCTCCGGGGGCAGCTTTTTCTTGCGTGCGGTTGTGGGCGTGCTGCATATAGGTGCGGACGGCCTCTTCGACGACCGTGCGGATTGTCGATATGGACGTGGGCTTCATCAAGAAGCCGGTGATTTTACCCCGGTTGACGGCGTCGATGGCCATTTCGATTTCGGCATGCCCGGTAACCAGTATCCGCTGGATCGCATCGTTGTGGGCGTAAATTTGGGAAAAAAGGTCAATGCCGTTGAGGATGGGCATCAGATAATCGGAGATGACCACACAAAAGGGGCCCTCTTCGATCAGCCGTAAGGCCTGGAGGGGATCGCTGGTTGTGGTGATCTCATATTGCGCCTGCAAGATGCGGCGCATCAGGGTCAAACTGAGTTCTTCATCATCGACGATAAGGATATGTGGACGATTTGGATCGCCGCTCATCATACATCACCCGGTGAATAGGATTTGAATCCGGAACATATTGTAAATTCAATTTCTGCGCAAGAAGCCGTTTTCCTCTGTTGTTTGCATTGTAATTGTATATTTATTATTGAAGCATTATTTTGAAATAAATGGAAATGACTTAGTCTTGTATGGGGTTTGTATATCTTTCGGCAGATGTTCTTCCTGGATAAATGTACTATTCTAAGATTGAGTAATAGTACATTTTGGAGAATTTGCAATAATTAAACCAATAATTGATATGAATTTTGTCAAAGGTGTCGCCATCAGTAGGTGAGCCTGGATGGGCGATCCCGCACGGAATGTATGCGGACAGCGGTTTCACAAGGAGGCGAAGGCATGGGGGAGATGCGAAGGGAGGTTCTTTTGCAACATCCTTTTTCTGAACAAGAGAGTTTTCTTTATGCGCCCGATGGCGAAGCCCCACTCATTCATGAAAGTGTCCGTAAGTCAGTGAGGGAGAAACAGGCCGTCATCGATGTGATCCCCGACACCCTCGTGCTGTTCGATCGGGACGGCGTTATTTTGGAATCTAAAACTGCGACGGACTTCGAAACGACGATCCCGTTAGAGACCAAGGCCTGCGGAATGAATATCGGCGAGTTGCGCTTGCCGCCGGAGATTGTGCAAAATTACCTGCATTGCATCAACCGGGCGCTCGTCACCGGCGAACGCCAGTTTTATCCCTATAACATCGCCTTCCGTGGAAAACGGCGCCATCGGGAGGCGCGATTCACAAAAGTCAGTTCCACTTCTGTGTTGATGCTCCTGCGTGATGTGACAGAAATCTGCCTGTCCCATGAGCAGGTGCAGTTTTTACGTCGTCATGATCTGATGACCGGCGTGTATAACCGGATGTATTTCCAGGAGATGATCGCTGGCCCTGCGCCCCATACCTCAGGCGCGCAAGGGATATTCATGTGTGACCTCGATGGACTGAAACTGATCAATGACACCTTGGGACATGCGGTCGGTGATGAGACCTTACTGGTTGTGGCAACAGCGCTGCGAAAGACCTTTGCCGGAGAAAACGATGTGGTCGCTCGAATTGGTGGTGATGAATTTGCCGTCCTCTGCGATCTTTCTGAAAGAGCATCCCTTGAATCAGCCATCAGCGCCTTTCTCGGCAGGATTGAGGAGTATTGCCGCGACCATCCACAACTGCCGGTCAATGTCTCCGTCGGTTGGGCGATCCAGAATGACAGCAGCAAACACCTCTCCGATGTATGCAAAGAAGCCGAACATGCCATGAATCGCCAGAAAATGCACCAACGGCAAAGCCTGCGAAGCGCCATCGTGAAAACGATGATGAAAGCGTTGGAAGCGCGTGATCAAATCACGGAGGAACACACGCAACGATTGCAGGAGCTGGTGGAGAAAATCGGGAGGCGACTCGGGCTGTCCTGGACCCAACTGGCAGACCTACGATTATTCGCTCGGTTTCATGATATCGGCAAGGTAGGCATACCGGATCACATCCTAAATAAGCCGACCGCATTGACGGACGAAGAATATGCCCTCATGAAGCGACATAGTCTCATTGGCTATCGCATCGCCTGCGAATCGCCCGATTTGGCCCCCATTTCCTATTTAATTCTGACGCATCATGAATGGTGGGACGGAAGGGGATATCCCCTCGGGATCCAAGGGGAAGCGATACCGCTCGAGTGCCGGATATTGGCGATTGTGGATGCCTTTGACGTGATGACCAATGACCGGCCGTACCGCAAGGCCATGTCCCCCGATGCGGCGATGAGTTCCATACGGCGGTGCAGCGGCATCCAGTTCGATCCGAATCTCGTCGAGAGCGCCATGGAAGTGATTTTGGAAGAGGCGCTTGAGGCGTTATGTAACGACACGCGATTTGCTGATTGGAAAGCTGGTATGAATAAGGGAGGAACGTAGCCTATGGGAAGCATTCAGAAAAAGCTGACGACGACCATTCTCCTCGTTTTTTTGATCGCCCTCAGCGCGCTGGGTGGCCTCAACTATTGGGGGGCTTCCGAGATCATCTCAAACACCGTAATGGAAGAAATGGTCAAAATGGCCGCCGACTCGGCCGACGATATGGGCGATTGGCTGGAGGCGCGCAAATCGGAACTACGAATCATGTCTGTGGATCCCGTCGTGCTCAGTGGGGAGAAAGCAGCGATGGTCTCTTTTCTCGCCAATGCGGCAAAAACCAATGATGACTATGATTCCATCGCCTACGCCTCCACGGACGGCGCCTACATCGCTTCGACGGGGGCGACGGGGAGTGTGGCTGATCGCAGCTACTTTCAACAAGCCCTAAAAGGGGAAATCGCGATTTCCGATCCTCTGGTATCAAAGATTACGAACAACCCATGTGTCATGATGGCCGTGCCGGTCACACAAAACGGCAAAGTGACGGGCGTGCTGATCAGTTCGTTGGATATGAAGGATTTGACGGACCTCATCTTGTCGATAAAAATCGGGCAGACCGGCTACGCCCTGGTGGCGCAGCATGACGGCCTGACGATCCTTCATCCCAATCAAGAGATGGCCATGAAAGTGAATTATTTGACAGATCCCCAAGCCGATCCCGGGCGAAAGAGAGTCAGCCAGGCGCTCGCCAATGGGGAAAAAGGAATCGACATCTTACAGGCAAATGGGGTGGCGCGCTATTACGCCTATGCGCCTGTCCCAGGGATCAGTTGGGGGCTGGCCGTGACGGTGCCGGTCGCGGAAGTGACGGGGCAGTTGAGCCGGCTAACCGTCATCTCCACGGTGACAACACTGGTGGTCTTGGTTTTGGCGGCTGTGATCATCGCTTGGTACGCCCGCCGGATCGCCATGCCCATCAAATCGCTGGAGGCGGCGGCCAACCGCATCGCCGCAGGCGATCTATCGCAGGTAACACTGAATATCGCCACAAACGATGAGATCGGCCGGCTTGGGCAGAGCTTCGAGGAGATGGCGCAGAATTTACGCGGTCTGATCCAAAAAGTGAACGATGCGACCGGACAAGTGGCCCTTTCCTGCGAGGAACTGACGGCGAGTTCGGAGCAAGCGGCCGAAGCGGCCAATCACATATCGGGCGCCATCGTCAACGTTTCGACGGCCGCGGAGGAACAGATGGGGGCGGCGAACGATACGTCTTCTGTGGCGGAAGAGATCTCCGCCAGCATTCAGCAGGTGGCCGCCAATGTGAATCATGCGGCGCACCAATCGGGGCAGGCGGCGGAGCGGGCGCAAAAGGGCGGACAGGCCGTCACAAAAGCGGTCAACCAAATGGCTCGTATTGAGGAGACGGTGAATGCCTCCGCAAAAGTGGTGACCCAATTGGGCGAGCGGTCGAAGGAGATCGGCCAAATTGTCGATGCCATCTCCGGAATCGCCGGGCAAACCAACCTCCTGGCCCTTAACGCAGCCATC contains the following coding sequences:
- a CDS encoding L-2-amino-thiazoline-4-carboxylic acid hydrolase; translated protein: MEEKMVPLDAAQREVRKMADMMAALYRHFSQEIIDAVGEAKGVEIIQNAVWRYGQERGRQHREKVLGQGFPDEPESYTKLPDLPAFGWDVEKLSATNPSHVRVTYCPFAAHWKEKGFQKIGRLYCAVDQAKYSAFHENSDYAHLQNTLDGDDCCEMICRKKVEP
- a CDS encoding methyl-accepting chemotaxis protein, with protein sequence MDLKKKLALLMLLFCGLPLLLFSFITKTMFAANLEDAEKEISFGKSREVQLEISGLIDKNMALLQLLAKTDAVRTFDLENAKPILTETSRLYPDLNPISIDNEKGKQILRSDNSKLVDVADRKHFQQAMQGKQQVISEVLISKSNNHPIVVLATPIYEADGKTVKGVMQGTIDLGRMQEFVTQRTTNDLAVFVVDSEGKLLGHPRISLGDNQLDLKDRPYVAQALAGASGTVETVDERGQPVYVHFIRDARTGWIICTELSVATVEAKSTRLITLLFALMVGILTLAGVAVFFIANKATKPIRSLQKAANAVASGDLSVATSSGDSNDEIGQLAHSFETMVANLRHLIGAVKENATGVTTASGQMVIASEQTTAATNDMAENIQRVSQSAEETATSVDATRNLMEQLSLSLDHVKRKATTAADSVHKTTDHATFGRTRLEQVNRQMQSIQKTVHAASSVVNALGERSQTINGFVEVISGIAEQTNLLALNAAIEAARAGEQGKGFAVVAQEVRKLAEQSGHAAAEIQQLVSQIQRETDQAVASMNEGSTEVETGTQVVVEANRSFEQISTAIAGVLTDIQEVSASVQQVAASGAEVAQHLRSIKTFADASSAGAQNMAAAVEEQVATMEEIIASAQTLSKMAEHLNQMVQQFKTQ
- a CDS encoding ATP-binding protein produces the protein MNYGKIRSLLTEASPAIRKSTTVTLLFGLFLISSNWFGMYYKIQSEREAELDNASRIVENYAFGFGKQTDHVLKDVDDILWVAQREVEEKGRRIDLSRIISESGYDFSDMVQFGIVGEDGEIIAGSLPFRDAKELTFHDAFVVHKEPGGGLYMGRTVQAAGTGEKVMEMSRRINKRDGSFGGVVLAAVSPGFFTEPYRDLDLNPGTSLEVIGLDGFVRARQVGSTVEAGEDIGASVLYQSIRTEKEGKCIANDALDGGTRIYSFRVLPGFPLAVSVGMEEADVFYQLNQRITGYIRVAATNTAVIILFLSMLLRVTARQKQTEEELQRASDRLEEEVQQRTRELFLANQDLKVINAEHFAINRELQQRNAELLREIAERKRIEKELQRYQSAIMQKNDELTAAIDTLKQAQQQLIQQEKMASIGQLAAGVAHEINNPLGFVKGNVEMLEEYCHLMQILLKEYQELGAMALTGRAQPAMQERLNAIAQMEAAHDLTFVLKDLPELFRDTMEGIERMSKIVKEMRVFSHLRKLQIHEPYDMNQGLRSALIVAQNEIKHCATVECRLGDIPVIEADGGEINQVLLNLIVNAAQAIKGRHQSELGLIQATTWHDERYVYCSIEDSGIGMDEEQLKNIFVPFFTTKPVGQGTGLGLSISYDIVVQRHNGGITVESDAGKGSKFIVALPRKQERTGVAEGGEHEEGNHPDC
- a CDS encoding methyl-accepting chemotaxis protein; the protein is MGSIQKKLTTTILLVFLIALSALGGLNYWGASEIISNTVMEEMVKMAADSADDMGDWLEARKSELRIMSVDPVVLSGEKAAMVSFLANAAKTNDDYDSIAYASTDGAYIASTGATGSVADRSYFQQALKGEIAISDPLVSKITNNPCVMMAVPVTQNGKVTGVLISSLDMKDLTDLILSIKIGQTGYALVAQHDGLTILHPNQEMAMKVNYLTDPQADPGRKRVSQALANGEKGIDILQANGVARYYAYAPVPGISWGLAVTVPVAEVTGQLSRLTVISTVTTLVVLVLAAVIIAWYARRIAMPIKSLEAAANRIAAGDLSQVTLNIATNDEIGRLGQSFEEMAQNLRGLIQKVNDATGQVALSCEELTASSEQAAEAANHISGAIVNVSTAAEEQMGAANDTSSVAEEISASIQQVAANVNHAAHQSGQAAERAQKGGQAVTKAVNQMARIEETVNASAKVVTQLGERSKEIGQIVDAISGIAGQTNLLALNAAIEAARAGEQGRGFAVVAEEVRKLAEQSQAAAKQIAQLIGEIQGDTDKAVVVMNDGTDVVKTGAEMVGDAGAAFAEIAGLVTDVSAEVKQIALSVQEIAAGSQHIVGLVKEMENLNKNSAGEAQSVSAAAEEQLASMQEIAASSHTLATMVEELQAAVQKFAL
- a CDS encoding methyl-accepting chemotaxis protein, whose amino-acid sequence is MNYVSTVLENGSETDVLLSAIHLGPVFQAVLPYDCMVGVTDREKFLAYFPPKDSSYKLPISAGSKIAKGDAIYEAMEAGTIKTVTVPPEVFGVPYRATGIPVKDSRGVVIGGIGVGVSLKGLVNLKDSAQRITATSEELAASTEELAATASQLAQEFSRVRENGLKVLEQVKKSDDILRFINSVATNSNLLGLNASIEAARAGESGRGFAVVAEEIRKMALNSAQSVKEIKEILSGIAEKATKMLAQLDETASLSDRQASTTEQLSGAAQELAQIAENIDRASQSL
- a CDS encoding response regulator transcription factor; the protein is MSGDPNRPHILIVDDEELSLTLMRRILQAQYEITTTSDPLQALRLIEEGPFCVVISDYLMPILNGIDLFSQIYAHNDAIQRILVTGHAEIEMAIDAVNRGKITGFLMKPTSISTIRTVVEEAVRTYMQHAHNRTQEKAAPGGGSRKSSVPHRDCVRLTRKEREVLTLLAKGYSNEEISHTLHIAIGTVKCHVTNLFSKFDVNKRAKLVAVAVEQGLIKYPYTQ
- a CDS encoding response regulator; the encoded protein is MRKATILIVDDERAILSALQRALRGREFTVVTAEDGQAALEIFAREPVDLIVSDMRMPKGNGCELLRIVKKQYPATLRVIMSGYFEDEEVVKALHDGTCEAFLQKPWERTSLLNSLRQLVGKSRNALTGCRDT
- a CDS encoding HD domain-containing phosphohydrolase, encoding MGEMRREVLLQHPFSEQESFLYAPDGEAPLIHESVRKSVREKQAVIDVIPDTLVLFDRDGVILESKTATDFETTIPLETKACGMNIGELRLPPEIVQNYLHCINRALVTGERQFYPYNIAFRGKRRHREARFTKVSSTSVLMLLRDVTEICLSHEQVQFLRRHDLMTGVYNRMYFQEMIAGPAPHTSGAQGIFMCDLDGLKLINDTLGHAVGDETLLVVATALRKTFAGENDVVARIGGDEFAVLCDLSERASLESAISAFLGRIEEYCRDHPQLPVNVSVGWAIQNDSSKHLSDVCKEAEHAMNRQKMHQRQSLRSAIVKTMMKALEARDQITEEHTQRLQELVEKIGRRLGLSWTQLADLRLFARFHDIGKVGIPDHILNKPTALTDEEYALMKRHSLIGYRIACESPDLAPISYLILTHHEWWDGRGYPLGIQGEAIPLECRILAIVDAFDVMTNDRPYRKAMSPDAAMSSIRRCSGIQFDPNLVESAMEVILEEALEALCNDTRFADWKAGMNKGGT